From a single Amphiprion ocellaris isolate individual 3 ecotype Okinawa chromosome 18, ASM2253959v1, whole genome shotgun sequence genomic region:
- the psmd11b gene encoding 26S proteasome non-ATPase regulatory subunit 11B, with translation MAAAAVVEFQRAQSLISTDRNASIDILHSIVRRDVQENDEEAVRVKEQSILELGTLLAKTGQAAELGGLLKFVRPFLISISKAKAARLVRSLLDLFLDMEAATGQEVELCLECIEWAKAEKRTFLRQALEARLISLYFDTKRYQEALALGSQLLQELKKMDDKALLVEVQLLESKTYHALSNLPKARAALTSARTTANAIYCPPKLQAALDMQSGIIHAAEEKDWKTAYSYFFEAFEGYDSIDSPRAITALKYMLLCKIVLNSPEEVQALISGKLALRYAGRQANALKCVAQASKNRSLADFEKALTEYRAELRDDPIINTHLAKLYDNLLEQNLIRVIEPFSRVQIEHISGLIKLSKGDVERKLSQMILDKKFHGILDQGEGVLIIFEEPPVDKTYEAALETIQNMSKVVDSLYNKAKKLT, from the exons ATGGCGGCTGCAGCAGTGGTTGAGTTTCAGAGAGCTCAGTCTCTCATTAGCACGGATCGGAACGCCTCTATCGACATCCTACACTCGATAG TGAGAAGAGATGTTCAAGAGAACGATGAGGAAGCTGTCAGAGTTAAAGAACAAAGCATCCTGGAGCTGGGAACCCTCCTGGCAAAGACAGGACAGGCTGCAG AACTGGGGGGGCTGCTGAAATTTGTGAGGCCTTTCCTGATTTCCATCAGCAAGGCCAAGGCGGCTCGGCTGGTCCGCTCTCTGCTGGACCTCTTCCTCGACATGGAGGCAGCGACGGGGCAGGAGGTCGAGCTGTGTCTCGAGTGCATCGAGTGGGCCAAGGCTGAGAAGAGGACCTTCCTACGACAGGCTCTGGAG gCACGACTGATCTCGCTCTATTTTGACACCAAAAGATACCAGGAGGCCTTGGCTCTTG GCTCCCAGTTGCTCCAGGAGCTGAAGAAAATGGACGACAAAGCTCTTCTGGTGGAAGTGCAGCTGCTGGAAAGCAAGACGTACCACGCTCTCAGTAACCTGCCCAAGGCCCGTGCAGCCCTCACTTCAGCCAGAACCACCGCCAACGCCATCTACTGTCCTCCCAAGCTCCAGGCAGCGCTGGACATGCAGTCAG GGATCatccatgcagcagaggagaaggACTGGAAGACAGCCTACTCCTACTTCTTTGAGGCCTTCGAGGGTTACGACTCCATCGACAGTCCCAGAGCCATCACAGCACTCAAATACATGCTCCTGTGCAAAATTGTACTCAACTC ACCAGAGGAGGTACAAGCTCTGATCAGCGGTAAACTGGCGCTGCGATACGCTGGCAGACAGGCAA ATGCGCTGAAATGTGTTGCCCAGGCCAGCAAGAACAGATCATTAGCAGACTTTGAAAAG gcTCTCACAGAGTACAGAGCAGAACTGAGGGACGATCCGATTATCAACACTCACCTGGCTAAGCTGTACGACAACCTGCTGGAACAAAACCTCATCCGAGTCATTGAACCCTTCTCCAGAGTACAG ATAGAACACATATCAGGTCTAATCAAACTATCAAAG gGTGACGTTGAGAGGAAATTATCACAGATGATTCTGGACAAAAAGTTTCACG GAATCCTTGACCAAGGTGAAGGTGTTTTGATCATATTCGAAGAACCCCCGGTGGACAAAACATACGAAGCAGCCTTGGAAACAATTCAGAACATGAGCAAAGTCGTGGACTCACTTTACAACAAAGCCAAGAAGCTGACATAG